One window from the genome of Dyella sp. A6 encodes:
- a CDS encoding cytochrome b, with the protein MKLRNDQNQWGAVAKFLHWIIALGILGNGIWGLLMTGMSPSMAKINVFALHKSIGLTVLALVLLRLAWRAGNRAPRDEPMPRWQRWAAHATHVLLYVLIVAIPLSGWWFNSLRGFPLQWFKLFNLPALAAKNESMGHLAHAVHEYLFWLLVVVLVGHAGAAIKHHVFDRDNVLRRMLPFVRPLPRSSNEGDRS; encoded by the coding sequence ATGAAACTGCGCAACGACCAGAACCAATGGGGCGCCGTCGCCAAGTTCCTCCACTGGATCATTGCGCTGGGCATTCTCGGCAATGGCATCTGGGGCCTGCTGATGACCGGCATGTCGCCGTCGATGGCCAAGATCAACGTGTTCGCACTGCACAAGTCGATCGGCCTGACCGTGCTGGCGCTGGTGCTGCTGCGCCTGGCCTGGCGCGCCGGCAACCGCGCGCCCCGCGACGAACCGATGCCGCGCTGGCAGCGCTGGGCCGCACACGCCACCCATGTGCTGCTGTACGTGCTGATCGTGGCGATCCCGCTCAGCGGCTGGTGGTTCAACTCGCTGCGCGGTTTCCCGCTGCAATGGTTCAAGCTGTTCAACCTGCCCGCACTGGCGGCCAAGAACGAGAGCATGGGACATCTGGCGCACGCGGTGCACGAGTACCTGTTCTGGCTGCTGGTCGTGGTGCTGGTGGGACACGCCGGCGCCGCCATCAAGCATCACGTGTTCGACCGCGACAACGTGCTGCGGCGCATGCTGCCATTCGTTCGCCCGCTTCCCCGCTCTTCGAATGAAGGAGACCGCTCATGA
- a CDS encoding TonB-dependent siderophore receptor: MHIAALSRLPARRSTLLSLNTAFCLAALAPTIGHAATETAMTHDQHHPVTLKSISVTGVAQDADSYTTHASDSSTRLPLTLRETPQSVSIVTRAQMDDFGLDSINAVLDDTSGVQVERVETDRTYYSARGFDITNFLVDGVGMPFANGAQWGDVDTAAYERIDVLQGANGLLSFTGNPSATVNFVRKKPTANFQGSATFGVGSWNTRRGVLDLSGPLDNARDLRGRVVLVDQRGDSYLDRYHPRKKLFYGTLEADLADGTTLSAGITAQKNQPRGVMWGALPLYNTDGTPTHYSRSTSTATNWAYWTTSDTRSFVQLDQALGRGWTLKAELDYRRLTNDSKLFYVYGTPDAATGLGLYSYPSHFTGPEKQYVADIYASGPFMLGGRQHELVIGADWARDDDSQLSGYGNDTIGVALPSLAQWNGSFPLTSLDDYFSNAHFRTDRQSAYLTARWNLTDSLKLITGSALVHVRAAGESYGVPNAYDRTGSTPFAGAVYDLSSHYSLYASYAKLFNPQTQLDKNNRILDPVTGSNLEAGIKGAWFGGNLNASFAVFRTKQDHLADYAGYNLATGQDYYRGIDATSKGYAFDIGGRLGPNWQLSGGFTQLGLTDPQGHNVRTYVPRRSAHLTTSYRVPALPGLKLGATLRWQGAIWRDQDSVDTQGHEIVTRQGSYALLGLMAGYDFAPGWNATLNLDNVTNRKYINSLYWSQGYYGAPRHWMLNVSYRF, translated from the coding sequence ATGCACATTGCCGCCCTGTCGCGCCTGCCTGCGCGACGATCCACCCTGCTCAGCCTGAACACGGCCTTCTGCCTCGCCGCACTGGCCCCGACAATTGGCCATGCCGCGACCGAAACCGCGATGACGCACGACCAGCATCACCCGGTGACGCTGAAAAGCATCAGCGTCACCGGCGTCGCGCAGGACGCCGACAGCTACACCACGCATGCCAGCGACAGCTCCACCCGCCTGCCGCTGACACTGCGCGAGACGCCGCAGTCGGTCAGCATCGTGACCCGCGCGCAGATGGACGACTTCGGCCTGGACAGCATCAACGCCGTGCTGGACGACACCAGCGGCGTGCAGGTGGAACGGGTGGAAACCGACCGCACCTATTACAGCGCCCGAGGTTTCGACATCACCAACTTCCTGGTCGACGGCGTGGGCATGCCCTTCGCCAACGGCGCGCAATGGGGCGATGTCGATACCGCCGCCTACGAACGCATTGACGTACTGCAGGGCGCCAACGGGCTGCTTTCGTTCACCGGCAACCCGTCGGCCACGGTGAACTTCGTGCGCAAGAAGCCCACCGCAAATTTCCAGGGAAGCGCCACGTTCGGCGTGGGCAGCTGGAACACGCGTCGCGGCGTGCTCGACCTGTCCGGTCCGCTCGACAACGCGCGCGATCTGCGCGGCCGGGTCGTTCTGGTGGATCAGCGGGGTGACAGTTATCTCGACCGTTACCATCCGCGCAAGAAACTGTTCTACGGCACGCTCGAGGCGGATCTCGCCGACGGCACGACCCTGAGTGCCGGCATCACTGCGCAGAAAAACCAGCCGCGCGGCGTCATGTGGGGCGCGCTGCCGCTCTACAACACCGACGGCACGCCCACGCACTACAGTCGGTCCACCAGCACCGCCACCAACTGGGCCTACTGGACCACCAGCGATACGCGAAGCTTCGTCCAGCTGGACCAGGCGCTCGGGCGCGGCTGGACGCTCAAGGCCGAGCTGGACTATCGCCGTCTCACCAACGACAGCAAGCTGTTCTACGTGTACGGCACGCCAGACGCGGCTACCGGTCTGGGCCTGTATTCCTATCCTTCGCACTTCACCGGACCGGAAAAGCAGTATGTGGCCGACATCTACGCCAGTGGCCCGTTCATGCTCGGTGGACGCCAGCATGAGCTGGTGATCGGCGCCGACTGGGCACGCGACGACGACAGCCAGTTGTCCGGCTACGGCAATGACACCATCGGCGTGGCGCTGCCTTCGCTGGCGCAGTGGAACGGCAGCTTCCCGCTGACCTCGCTGGATGATTACTTCAGCAACGCACACTTCCGCACGGACCGGCAGAGCGCCTACCTCACCGCCCGCTGGAACCTGACCGATTCGCTCAAGCTGATCACCGGAAGCGCCCTGGTCCATGTGCGTGCCGCCGGCGAAAGCTACGGTGTGCCGAACGCCTATGACCGCACGGGCAGCACGCCATTTGCGGGCGCGGTATACGACCTTTCGTCGCATTACTCGCTGTACGCCAGCTACGCGAAGCTGTTCAATCCGCAGACCCAGTTGGACAAGAACAACCGCATCCTCGATCCGGTGACCGGCTCCAACCTGGAAGCGGGTATCAAAGGGGCATGGTTCGGCGGCAACCTCAACGCATCCTTCGCCGTATTCCGCACGAAACAGGACCACCTTGCCGACTATGCCGGCTACAACTTGGCTACCGGCCAGGACTACTACCGCGGCATCGATGCCACGTCGAAGGGTTACGCGTTCGATATCGGCGGCCGCCTCGGCCCGAACTGGCAGCTGAGCGGTGGCTTCACCCAGCTCGGCCTGACCGATCCGCAGGGCCACAACGTACGCACGTATGTGCCGCGCCGCAGCGCGCACCTGACCACCAGCTACCGCGTGCCGGCCCTGCCCGGCCTGAAGCTGGGCGCCACCCTGCGCTGGCAGGGCGCGATCTGGCGCGACCAGGACAGCGTGGATACCCAGGGGCATGAGATCGTCACCCGCCAGGGCAGTTACGCCTTGCTCGGCCTGATGGCCGGCTACGACTTCGCACCGGGGTGGAACGCCACCCTGAATCTCGACAACGTGACCAATCGCAAATACATCAACAGCCTGTACTGGAGCCAGGGCTACTACGGTGCCCCGCGGCACTGGATGTTGAACGTGAGCTATCGCTTCTGA
- a CDS encoding L-serine ammonia-lyase, whose product MAVSVFDLFKIGIGPSSSHTVGPMRAASRFAERWLEEKGVLDRVARVRVELYGSLAMTGRGHGTDTAVLLGLEGAHPDTVDPDAIPATLERIRGSGRIRLLDKHEIDFEEKRDLVFNKRQKLPFHTNGMRFSAYDAEGGELATRDYYSVGGGFVVNTDEAAEDRIVADTTEQPYPFNTGEQLLAQCEKHSLSIAQLMLANESVWRPEAETRAGLMTIWKAMQDCVTRGLRSPGTLPGGLHVARRAPAMADELRNQPEASLRDPLTILDWVNLYALAVNEENAAGGRVVTAPTNGAAGILPAVGHYYLRFCPKADESGIIDYLLTAAAIGILYKENASISGAEVGCQGEVGVACSMAAGGLAAALGGNIHQIENAAEIGMEHNLGLTCDPIGGLVQIPCIERNAMASVKAINASRMALKSDGKHRVSLDKVIRTMRDTGRDMKDKYKETSRGGLAVNVIEC is encoded by the coding sequence ATGGCCGTCAGCGTATTTGACCTCTTCAAGATCGGCATCGGACCGTCCTCCTCGCACACGGTGGGCCCGATGCGGGCGGCCTCGCGTTTTGCCGAGCGCTGGCTGGAGGAAAAAGGCGTGCTCGACCGTGTCGCGCGCGTGCGCGTCGAGCTGTACGGATCGCTGGCGATGACCGGCCGCGGCCATGGCACCGACACGGCGGTGCTGCTGGGGCTGGAAGGTGCGCATCCGGATACCGTCGACCCCGACGCGATCCCCGCAACGCTGGAGCGCATCCGCGGCAGCGGGCGCATCCGCCTGCTCGACAAGCATGAGATTGACTTCGAGGAAAAGCGCGACCTGGTCTTCAACAAGCGCCAGAAGCTGCCGTTCCACACCAACGGCATGCGTTTCTCCGCCTACGATGCAGAGGGCGGCGAGCTGGCCACGCGCGACTACTACTCGGTCGGCGGCGGTTTCGTGGTGAATACCGACGAAGCGGCCGAAGACCGCATCGTCGCCGACACCACCGAACAACCGTACCCGTTCAATACCGGCGAACAACTGCTGGCGCAGTGCGAGAAGCACAGCCTCAGCATCGCCCAGCTGATGCTGGCCAACGAGAGCGTGTGGCGCCCCGAAGCCGAGACCCGCGCCGGCCTGATGACCATCTGGAAGGCGATGCAGGACTGCGTGACGCGCGGCCTGCGTTCACCCGGCACCCTGCCCGGAGGCCTGCACGTGGCGCGGCGGGCTCCGGCGATGGCAGATGAACTGCGCAACCAGCCCGAAGCCTCGCTGCGCGACCCGCTCACCATCCTCGACTGGGTGAACCTGTATGCGTTGGCGGTGAACGAGGAAAACGCCGCCGGCGGACGCGTGGTCACCGCGCCCACCAATGGTGCCGCCGGCATCCTGCCCGCCGTCGGCCACTACTACCTGCGCTTCTGCCCCAAGGCGGACGAAAGCGGCATCATCGACTATCTGCTCACCGCCGCCGCCATCGGCATCCTGTACAAGGAAAATGCATCGATCTCCGGCGCCGAGGTCGGTTGCCAGGGCGAGGTCGGCGTGGCCTGCTCGATGGCTGCCGGCGGCCTTGCCGCCGCGCTGGGCGGCAACATCCACCAGATCGAGAATGCCGCCGAGATCGGCATGGAACACAACCTCGGACTAACCTGCGACCCGATCGGCGGACTGGTGCAGATTCCCTGCATCGAACGCAACGCAATGGCCTCGGTCAAGGCGATCAATGCCAGCCGCATGGCGTTGAAGAGCGACGGCAAGCATCGCGTCTCGCTCGACAAGGTAATCCGCACCATGCGCGACACCGGCCGCGACATGAAGGACAAGTACAAGGAAACCAGCCGCGGTGGCTTGGCGGTGAACGTCATCGAATGCTGA
- a CDS encoding YceI family protein → MNDPFHRGNWHHRRGSARLHDMPAPPFIRWLSLALAAWLLPAAAWASMHTYRYDLVHSQILFSIDHDGYSRPFGRLHIVHGWLRFDDDDWSRSATVLDIDLGGVDMGDAKWNKAVCGHALLDCSRYRYAHFVSTSVIRKDATHGVLHGTLTMHGVSRPISIPFRVNRIARTIFGLHEVAGFSATASLDRTDFGINAFTHAIGHGVAIWLEIEAIRDDHLNTTSEASP, encoded by the coding sequence GTGAACGATCCGTTCCATCGCGGCAACTGGCATCACCGGCGTGGTTCGGCCAGACTTCACGACATGCCTGCCCCACCCTTCATCCGCTGGCTGTCGCTCGCCCTGGCCGCATGGCTGCTGCCGGCCGCCGCGTGGGCGTCCATGCACACGTACCGCTACGACCTGGTGCACAGCCAGATCCTTTTCAGCATCGACCATGACGGCTACTCGCGGCCGTTCGGCCGGCTGCACATCGTGCACGGCTGGCTGCGCTTCGACGATGACGACTGGAGCCGCTCGGCCACCGTGCTCGACATCGATCTCGGCGGCGTGGACATGGGCGACGCCAAGTGGAACAAGGCGGTCTGCGGGCATGCACTGCTCGACTGCTCGCGCTACCGCTACGCGCATTTCGTCAGCACCTCGGTGATCCGCAAGGACGCCACCCACGGCGTACTGCACGGCACCCTCACCATGCACGGGGTCAGCCGACCGATCAGCATCCCGTTCCGGGTCAACCGGATCGCCCGCACCATCTTCGGCCTGCACGAGGTCGCCGGCTTCTCAGCCACCGCATCACTGGACCGCACCGACTTCGGCATCAATGCCTTTACCCATGCGATCGGTCATGGCGTGGCGATCTGGCTGGAGATCGAGGCGATCCGCGACGATCATCTCAACACCACTTCGGAAGCTTCACCATGA
- a CDS encoding glutaredoxin family protein has protein sequence MPVPFVLYQRDDCHLCDMALAVLAEARMPAFESVWLEDSEALERRYGTRVPVLRDQRDGRELDWPFDAAGVADFIRRGATSAV, from the coding sequence ATGCCGGTTCCCTTCGTGCTCTACCAACGCGACGACTGCCACCTGTGCGACATGGCGCTGGCCGTGCTGGCGGAAGCTCGCATGCCGGCATTCGAAAGCGTGTGGCTGGAAGACAGCGAGGCGCTGGAGCGTCGTTACGGTACGCGCGTGCCGGTGTTGCGCGACCAGCGCGATGGACGAGAGCTGGACTGGCCGTTCGATGCAGCCGGAGTGGCCGACTTCATCCGTCGCGGCGCGACTTCAGCAGTTTGA
- a CDS encoding alkaline phosphatase family protein, with the protein MKSLAFSLWRCAAALLLPALAMSAPLAAAPAKAVVAPVRHVFLIVLENEPYKVTFGAKSLAPYLAHVLPKQGALLTQYYATGHYSLDNYISLISGQAPNPATQKDCGRYEEFKPTTGKLDANGQLAGQGCIFPTQVKTVADQLHAAGLSWKGYMESMGSDPSREAAQCGHVAIGSHDDTRFETVKDRYADKHDPFVYFHSIIDDQAYCDAHVVPLADMTKDLQTVATTPNFAFITPDLCHDGHDAPCRNGEPGGLVSADKFLRTWVPRITASPAFRKDGLLIITFDEGTDARACCGEKGLPGGPTPGQYGPGGGRIGAVMLSPFIRPGTVSSHPYNHYSTLRSIEHWFGLPYLGYAGAKSVPVFGRDVFTRLPGGSSK; encoded by the coding sequence ATGAAGTCGCTTGCGTTTTCTTTGTGGCGCTGTGCCGCGGCGCTGTTGCTGCCGGCCCTGGCCATGTCCGCCCCGCTGGCCGCCGCACCGGCCAAGGCCGTAGTGGCGCCGGTGCGCCATGTGTTCCTGATCGTGCTGGAGAACGAGCCCTACAAGGTCACCTTCGGCGCGAAATCGCTGGCGCCCTACCTGGCGCACGTGCTGCCGAAGCAGGGCGCGCTGCTGACCCAGTACTACGCGACCGGCCATTACAGCCTGGACAACTACATCTCGCTGATCAGCGGCCAGGCGCCCAACCCCGCCACCCAGAAAGACTGCGGACGCTACGAGGAATTCAAGCCGACCACCGGCAAGCTCGATGCCAACGGACAGCTGGCCGGGCAAGGCTGCATTTTTCCGACCCAGGTGAAGACGGTGGCCGATCAGCTGCATGCGGCGGGCCTGTCCTGGAAGGGTTACATGGAGAGCATGGGCAGCGACCCGTCGCGCGAGGCGGCGCAGTGTGGGCATGTGGCCATCGGTAGCCATGACGACACCCGCTTCGAGACGGTGAAGGACCGCTACGCCGACAAGCACGACCCGTTCGTCTACTTCCATTCGATCATCGACGACCAGGCCTACTGCGATGCGCATGTGGTGCCGCTGGCCGACATGACGAAGGACCTGCAGACGGTGGCGACCACGCCCAACTTCGCTTTCATCACCCCCGACCTGTGCCATGACGGTCACGATGCGCCCTGCCGCAACGGCGAGCCCGGCGGGCTGGTCTCGGCCGACAAGTTCCTGCGCACCTGGGTGCCGCGGATCACCGCCTCGCCCGCCTTCCGCAAGGACGGCCTGTTGATCATCACCTTCGACGAGGGCACCGACGCGCGGGCCTGCTGTGGCGAAAAGGGTCTGCCGGGTGGTCCGACGCCCGGTCAGTACGGACCCGGCGGCGGTCGTATCGGTGCAGTGATGCTGTCGCCGTTCATCCGGCCGGGCACCGTGTCCAGCCATCCGTACAACCATTACTCCACCCTGCGCAGCATCGAGCACTGGTTCGGCCTGCCTTACCTTGGTTATGCCGGCGCGAAGAGCGTGCCGGTGTTCGGCCGCGATGTGTTCACGCGGCTGCCCGGCGGCAGCTCGAAGTAA
- a CDS encoding GTP-binding protein translates to MDLHALWQRLRGRPTPAATPGAHTGAGTGTAATAVDARMAESLRNLLDDPTIPPTVRHELAADFARVESMLARLERGELHVAVFGRVSAGKSALGNALLGREAFAVGVLHGTTTEAAQAPLDEAEHDGLVLIDTPGINELDGETRERLAFEVAEISDLVVFVCDGDLTRDELDALKALAATRRPLLLALNKADRYGTGERDRLLEQLRERTRGMVREADVLAVAAHPAPLRVIEDDTRGRSVMREQPVAPDIAALRERLLAIAASEGKTLSAVNAGLHAGRLTDQVSARIAETRRAVASRVIRNYCLAKGVAVALNPIPVADLLAAAGLDAAMVVQLSRVYGLPLTRAESGRLVAAISAQLAALMGAIWGVQLVSSALKGVSGGLSTVLTAAAQGALGWYATVLIGRAAERYLIAGKSWGEQGAKRAVADIVASLDRDSILREAREEILKLLKSRRDG, encoded by the coding sequence ATGGACCTCCACGCGCTGTGGCAGCGTCTGCGCGGCCGGCCGACACCGGCCGCCACGCCGGGCGCGCACACAGGCGCCGGGACGGGAACCGCGGCGACCGCCGTCGACGCACGCATGGCAGAAAGCCTGCGCAACCTGCTCGACGATCCCACCATTCCGCCCACCGTGCGCCACGAGCTGGCTGCCGATTTCGCGCGCGTGGAAAGCATGCTGGCCCGGCTCGAACGCGGCGAACTGCACGTGGCGGTGTTCGGACGCGTCTCGGCGGGCAAGTCGGCGCTGGGCAACGCCCTGCTCGGGCGCGAAGCCTTCGCCGTCGGCGTTCTGCACGGCACCACCACCGAGGCGGCGCAGGCACCGCTGGACGAAGCCGAGCATGACGGCCTGGTGCTGATCGACACGCCCGGGATCAACGAACTGGATGGCGAGACACGCGAGCGGCTCGCCTTCGAGGTCGCCGAGATCAGCGACCTGGTGGTCTTCGTCTGCGACGGCGACCTGACCCGCGACGAACTCGACGCGCTGAAAGCACTCGCGGCCACCCGCCGACCGCTGCTGCTGGCGCTGAACAAGGCCGACCGCTACGGCACTGGCGAACGCGACCGCCTGCTCGAGCAATTGCGCGAACGCACCCGCGGCATGGTGCGCGAGGCCGACGTGCTGGCGGTGGCGGCACACCCCGCACCGCTGCGCGTGATCGAGGACGACACCCGCGGCCGCAGCGTCATGCGCGAACAACCCGTGGCCCCGGATATCGCCGCACTGCGCGAACGCCTGCTGGCGATCGCCGCCAGCGAAGGCAAGACGCTGTCCGCCGTCAACGCGGGGCTCCATGCGGGCCGGCTTACCGACCAGGTCAGCGCGCGCATCGCCGAGACGCGGCGTGCGGTGGCCAGCCGGGTGATCCGCAACTACTGCCTGGCCAAGGGTGTGGCGGTGGCGCTGAACCCGATTCCGGTTGCCGACCTGCTCGCCGCCGCCGGGCTGGACGCGGCGATGGTGGTGCAGCTGTCGCGGGTCTACGGGCTGCCGCTGACACGCGCCGAATCCGGCCGGCTGGTCGCGGCGATCTCAGCCCAGCTTGCCGCACTGATGGGTGCGATCTGGGGCGTGCAACTGGTGTCCTCGGCGCTGAAAGGCGTCAGTGGGGGTCTTTCCACCGTACTGACCGCCGCAGCGCAGGGCGCGCTGGGCTGGTACGCCACGGTACTGATCGGCCGGGCGGCGGAGCGTTACCTGATCGCCGGAAAATCATGGGGCGAACAGGGCGCCAAGCGGGCCGTCGCCGACATCGTCGCCAGCCTCGATCGCGACTCGATCCTGCGCGAGGCGCGCGAGGAAATCCTCAAACTGCTGAAGTCGCGCCGCGACGGATGA
- a CDS encoding YceI family protein: protein MTRPRLRTWLALAAFALPFASFAGSYTVQQPGSTLGFSGTFQGASFDGHFGKWNATISYDPAHLASSKFDVTVDLASANTGDSDRDGALPGPDFFDTAKYPQAHFVTTRFQQVGGKVIADGMLTLRGVTKPVSLTVNFKPQGKGATLDVNGTLKRLDFGVGGGQYADTSVIGADVKVTAHLVLQAK from the coding sequence ATGACACGCCCCCGTCTGCGTACCTGGCTTGCGCTTGCCGCCTTCGCGCTGCCCTTCGCCAGCTTCGCCGGCAGCTACACGGTGCAGCAACCGGGCAGCACCCTCGGCTTCAGCGGCACCTTCCAGGGCGCCAGCTTCGATGGTCACTTCGGCAAGTGGAACGCGACCATCAGCTATGACCCCGCGCACCTGGCAAGCTCGAAGTTCGACGTCACCGTCGACCTGGCCAGCGCCAACACCGGTGACAGCGATCGCGACGGTGCCCTGCCCGGCCCGGACTTCTTCGACACCGCCAAGTATCCGCAGGCGCACTTCGTCACCACCCGCTTCCAGCAGGTCGGCGGCAAGGTGATCGCCGACGGCATGCTCACCCTGCGCGGCGTCACCAAGCCGGTCAGCCTGACGGTGAACTTCAAGCCGCAGGGCAAGGGCGCCACGCTGGACGTCAACGGCACGCTGAAACGGCTCGACTTCGGCGTGGGCGGCGGCCAGTACGCCGACACCTCGGTGATCGGCGCCGACGTCAAGGTCACCGCACACCTGGTGCTGCAGGCGAAGTAA
- a CDS encoding GTPase, with protein MTRRPRLLLAALAIAALLWLLFAAAERALALAQRFLALPSWLQWTLGSVLLVFSLAGLAVLWWLLRPRRRRRPVPAPDRNSLEQRIGQLRERGADTSPLATELAELDRRRTEQRVYVALFGEISTGKSSLIRALAPDALAGSDVRGGTTRSVSHYDSLLPDGRPLVLADVPGSREAGGEAHEAMARTEALRAHAVIYLCAGDLTRSQMDELRWLADFGKPLLLALNKADQWNDSERSQLLNRLRRQTRDLDATVTAISAGGSERFQRRLADGGVEQVERQRTQDIAPLLQALGRLVAPGASGLEPLREHAVLAGLHERTGELEARTRAAEAERIVRKYARRAVVGALAAIAPGSDLVIQGALAAALTRELAALYEVRVSDVQVEDFVQQARLTLRTGSSLVLAVAGNALKAFPGLGTLGGGVLHAFAYALIFDSMGRALAGSLAERKTLDQQDAGNRLKQLLTDARGERMRGLATLTMEAWRERDQDKQDPGLRLRHD; from the coding sequence ATGACCCGACGCCCGCGCCTGCTGCTTGCCGCGCTCGCCATCGCTGCCCTGCTATGGCTGCTGTTCGCCGCCGCTGAACGCGCACTGGCGCTGGCCCAGCGCTTCCTGGCCCTGCCCTCATGGCTGCAGTGGACACTGGGGAGCGTGCTGCTGGTGTTCTCCCTGGCCGGGCTCGCCGTGCTGTGGTGGCTGCTGCGGCCACGTCGCCGGCGTCGACCCGTACCGGCACCCGACCGCAACAGCCTGGAACAGCGCATCGGACAGTTGCGCGAGCGCGGTGCCGATACCTCGCCGCTCGCCACCGAACTGGCCGAACTCGACCGGCGCCGCACGGAACAGCGGGTCTACGTCGCCCTGTTCGGCGAGATATCCACCGGCAAGAGCAGCCTGATCCGGGCGCTGGCGCCCGATGCGCTGGCCGGCAGCGACGTGCGCGGCGGTACCACCCGCAGCGTGAGCCACTACGACAGCCTGTTGCCGGATGGCCGCCCGCTGGTGCTGGCCGACGTGCCCGGCAGCCGCGAAGCCGGCGGCGAAGCACACGAAGCGATGGCGCGAACCGAAGCTCTGCGCGCGCACGCGGTGATCTACCTGTGCGCCGGCGACCTCACCCGCAGCCAGATGGACGAACTGCGCTGGCTGGCGGACTTCGGCAAGCCGCTGCTGCTGGCACTGAACAAGGCCGACCAGTGGAACGACAGCGAACGCAGCCAGTTGCTAAACCGTCTGCGTCGCCAGACCCGCGACCTGGATGCCACCGTGACGGCGATCAGTGCGGGCGGCAGCGAACGTTTCCAGCGCCGGCTGGCCGATGGTGGCGTGGAGCAGGTGGAACGTCAGCGCACGCAGGACATCGCGCCGCTGCTGCAGGCGCTGGGCCGGCTGGTGGCGCCGGGGGCAAGCGGCCTGGAACCACTGCGCGAACACGCCGTGCTGGCCGGTCTGCATGAACGCACCGGCGAACTGGAAGCACGGACCCGCGCAGCCGAGGCGGAACGCATCGTGCGCAAGTATGCGCGTCGCGCCGTGGTCGGTGCGCTGGCCGCGATCGCGCCAGGCAGCGACCTGGTGATCCAGGGCGCACTCGCGGCCGCACTCACCCGCGAACTGGCCGCGCTGTACGAGGTGCGCGTCAGCGATGTCCAGGTCGAGGACTTCGTGCAACAGGCGCGGTTGACCCTGCGCACCGGCAGCTCGCTGGTACTGGCCGTGGCGGGCAATGCGCTGAAGGCGTTCCCGGGCCTGGGCACGCTTGGCGGCGGCGTGCTGCACGCCTTCGCCTACGCGCTGATCTTCGACTCGATGGGCCGCGCCCTGGCCGGCTCGCTGGCCGAGCGCAAGACGCTGGACCAGCAGGACGCCGGCAACCGGCTCAAGCAGCTGCTGACGGATGCCAGGGGCGAGCGCATGCGCGGACTGGCCACGCTGACCATGGAAGCCTGGCGTGAACGTGACCAGGACAAACAGGACCCGGGCCTGCGGCTGCGCCACGACTGA